ATCAGTCGTGCGGCATGGAAGAGTAGCTGAACAAGGTCTAAACTTTGCACACATCCATTATATTATTCTTCTGCCCATGGAGTTTAATCTGTCGCTTGTAAATTTTAACCAGGTACGCACATTGAACTACTGAAGAACCCCAGTGGTGCATACTCCCAGCTTATACAGTTGCAGGATTTAACCGAAGGACCAGATAATTCTGATGTTGATTATCAGAAGTCTATCTCAACTAACCTAAATGTCCAATCCATTAGCAAATCCAGCCAAAGCAATAGTGCATCGTTCAAGAGATCAGTAGGTGGTGGAACTTCATTTGGgagcacaagcatgaatttagttTCTACTGCTGGCCTGATTGTCCCAGAGAGCACACATACTGAACTGCAGTCGTCTGCTGATGGTGAAGAGCACAGGAGGGTGGCCCTCTCTCGGCTTATTTCTCTTAATAAACCAGAGATGCCAGTTATTCTGCTAGGTACTGTTGCTGCAGTCATCTCAGGTGCTCTCTTTCCATTGTTAGGTTTATTGATCTCCAGTTCCATAAACTCATTTCATGAGCAACCACATGAACTCCAGAGAGACTCCCGGTTTTGGACATTGATGTATATAGCAGCAGGAGTTGCTTCACTCATTTCCTTGCCAATGGAATATTTCCTATTTGGACTGGCTGGCGGGAAGTTGGTTGAGCGCATTCGTTCTTTATCCTTTGAAAGAgttgtccatcaagaaatcagctGGTTTGATAACCCCTCAAATGCTAGGCGAGCCTCCAAATATCCTTCAACTCTATTATATTTGTATTCGAGATTCTTTTGTAAAATATTAACATTTGCATTACACTTTATCTATTGCGGTAACTTTTTTCCAGTGGAACAATTGGCGGTAGACTGTCTGTTGACGCTTCAAATATTCGACGGCTTGTAGGAGACTCATTGGCGCTGATTATTCGAAGCACTGTCACAGTCCTGGCTGGATTTATCATTGCAATGGTTTCAAATTGGAGGCTTGCCCTTATTGCTACAGTGATACTTCCTTCGGGTGGTCTCCAGGGATATCTTCAGATAAAGTTTTTGGAGGGATTCAGTTCAGATGCCAAGGTTATATATCAGCTCTAGCAAAATCATGGTCACATCTTGCTAATTGAACGTCTGGTATACTATTTATATGTCTCCGTCTTTGGTTTGTAGGTGATGTATGAAGAAGCAACTCAAGTAGCAAATGATGCTGTCAGTGGTATACGAACTGTTGCTTCCTTCTGTGCTGAGCATAAGGTAATGAAGGCTTACTACAAAAAGTGCGAAGCTCCAGTGCGTCAGGGGATCCGCCAAGGCATTGTCAGTGGTTTGGGTTTTGGCGTATCGTTCTTCGTACTGTATTGCACATATGCCCTTTGTTTCTACGTGGGAGCAAAGTTCGTGCTTGATGGCAAGGCCACATTCACTGAAGTATTCAGGGTAAGCAAATTCTTCAGACGATTAAACTTGACGTTGGCTTGTGTTTGTAAGCTGTTGTGTTCTTCTTCAGGTGTTCTTTGCTTTGCTCATGGCAACGATAGGCGTTTCACAGACAAGTGCACTAGGTTCAGATTCTGCCAAGGCCAAGGAATCAGCATCCTCAATATTTGCCCTCATTGACCGTAAATCGCGGATCGACTCAAGCAGTGATGACGGCATGGTCTTAGCTGACGTGGCTGGTGAACTTGAACTCTGTCAAGTCTGCTTCTCCTACCCATCCCGCCCAAGTGTGCAAATATTCAGAGACTTGTCACTGAGGATACCACCAGGGAAGGTATCAAACAACCATTTATCTTCTCTTTCCATGCAACATGTTACATGTACTGTGTCCTTTGTGACTTTACTAAGGTGTTTTAAGGTGTTTTTCTTCTGCAGACGGTTGCCCTTGTTGGAGAGAGCGGCTGTGGTAAATCCACCATAATAGCACTACTGGAGAGATTCTACGACCCTGATTCGGGCATGGTAATGTTAGACGGTGTCGACATCAAGAATCTGAAAGTCGGCTGGTTGAGGCAGCAGATGGGGCTGGTGAGCCAAGAGCCCGTCCTGTTCCACGACACCATTCGTGCCAACATTGCCTACGGCAAACAAGGCGAGGCGACAGAAGATGAGATAATCGCTGTCGCTAAGGCTGCAAACGCTCATCAGTTCATATCATCGTTGCCTCATGGCTACGAAACCTGCGCCGGCGAGAGGGGGGTCCAGTTATCCGGCGGGCAGAAGCAGCGGGTCGCCATCGCAAGAGCCATCCTGAAAGACCCTAGGATCCTTCTCCTTGACGAAGCAACGAGCGCGCTGGATGCCGAGTCTGAGCATGCTGTGCAGGAGGCGCTGGACCGGGTGATGGTCGGCAGGACCACCGTTGTCGTGGCTCACCGGCCATCGACGATTAAAGGCGCCGACGTCATTACCGTCCTGAGGAACGGCGAGGTTGTTGCCATGGGGAGACATGAACAGCTGATGGCCCTGAAGGATGGCGTGTATGCTTCTTTGGTGGAGCTCCACAGGGATCTAGAGCGCACCGGCAAGGGGCAATCTGTCAGCTACGGTTTGTAATTGTAAATATACCTCGTGAAGGTTTTCGTTTCATATCGCATAGCAATTTACATTACAAGTATGTTTAGATTTGCTGACGGTCCACATATATATTTGTGTAGAGAAAACCTGTGCATAGTGTGAAGTTATGTGCATTCTGTACATAGAAAAAGTTTTATATACTCCGTCCGGCTCCCTCCCGGTGTATATGTTCTTTCCTTATACCTAGATGGTCAATTTAATAAATATAAAATATATTACTATTCAACATAAAAGTTGTAGTATATCATAAAACATACTCCGTATAATATTAACCAGATAATCAGATTTTGGTTCAAGTCGATCATGAATGTGGCAATCACGGAGCTCATGGAGGAACTCCTCAAACCATGGCGCCCCAGGTTGCGGTTCAACCAACTCGCACTAAAATTGCGCCCTTAGTCATGGAGGCCTTCAACACGCTCAtcctcaacgatcatgttgtgcatgatcacacaagtagTCATCACCTACCACACGGTGGGCGGTGCCGAGGCAACGGTCGACGAACTAGGACCATGGGCTCGTGCTGGCAAGTGCGCGTGAGGCTATCGACAGAGGAATTGTGGCATCTAGCGAGCAGCGGTCCAAACTGATGGGGCCGGCGGCGACACGATAGGGTTGTGTCGCAGGGGAAGGGGCGTGACCTAGGTGGCGGGTGGCTTGTGTGCCACTGTCAGACGAGCCCATGGAGTA
This Lolium perenne isolate Kyuss_39 chromosome 1, Kyuss_2.0, whole genome shotgun sequence DNA region includes the following protein-coding sequences:
- the LOC127296099 gene encoding LOW QUALITY PROTEIN: ABC transporter B family member 11 (The sequence of the model RefSeq protein was modified relative to this genomic sequence to represent the inferred CDS: inserted 1 base in 1 codon; substituted 1 base at 1 genomic stop codon) produces the protein MAARGRGDDEEERGKVGLHSLFRFADASDVLLMVAGAAGAVANGVSQPLMTLLFGDVIEAFGSASRHDVLHRVSEVCLKFFYLAIGSWFACFLQVTCWMITGERQSARIRGLYLEAVLRQDIAFFDKEMTTGQVVEGMSGDTILIQDAIGEKVGKFIQLTSTFIGGFAVAFTKGWLLSSVMLSSIPPIVIAGATMSWIISKLSTQGQSKYNEAGNVVEQTIGAIRTVASFNGENRATRLYNKYIGNAYVCDVQEGTATGLGFGFVMFIIFCTYGLTAWYGAKLITDKGYGGGQVVSVWMAFMTGAMSLGEATPCLTAFASGQAAGYRMMRTIRREPEIYSDVIDGIVLENLRGDIEMRNVYFSYPSRPDQLIFDGFSLHVLCGTIMAIVGESGSGKSTVINLLERFYDPQTGEVLIDGVNMKNLRLGHIRKKIGLVCQEPLLFATTIRENIVYGRDDATTEEIMVAAELANAAKFIDKLPNGLDTIVGEHGAQLSGGQKQRIAITRAILKNPKILLLDEATSALDLDSERVVQEALGRVMRDRTTVIVAHRLSTIIDADIISVVRHGRVAEQGTHIELLKNPSGAYSQLIQLQDLTEGPDNSDVDYQKSISTNLNVQSISKSSQSNSASFKRSVGGGTSFGSTSMNLVSTAGLIVPESTHTELQSSADGEEHRRVALSRLISLNKPEMPVILLGTVAAVISGALFPLLGLLISSSINSFHEQPHELQRDSRFWTLMYIAAGVASLISLPMEYFLFGLAGGKLVERIRSLSFERVVHQEISWFDNPSNARRASKYPSTLLYLYSRFFCKILTFXITLYLLRXLFSSGTIGGRLSVDASNIRRLVGDSLALIIRSTVTVLAGFIIAMVSNWRLALIATVILPSGGLQGYLQIKFLEGFSSDAKVMYEEATQVANDAVSGIRTVASFCAEHKVMKAYYKKCEAPVRQGIRQGIVSGLGFGVSFFVLYCTYALCFYVGAKFVLDGKATFTEVFRVFFALLMATIGVSQTSALGSDSAKAKESASSIFALIDRKSRIDSSSDDGMVLADVAGELELCQVCFSYPSRPSVQIFRDLSLRIPPGKTVALVGESGCGKSTIIALLERFYDPDSGMVMLDGVDIKNLKVGWLRQQMGLVSQEPVLFHDTIRANIAYGKQGEATEDEIIAVAKAANAHQFISSLPHGYETCAGERGVQLSGGQKQRVAIARAILKDPRILLLDEATSALDAESEHAVQEALDRVMVGRTTVVVAHRPSTIKGADVITVLRNGEVVAMGRHEQLMALKDGVYASLVELHRDLERTGKGQSVSYGL